GGCAGCGGGACGGCACGGGAACAGGAAGGTGACGGTTCCACCGATCAGAACGAATGCTGTATCTGTCTCGAGCGGAAGCCGGAAGTTTCGCTACCATGCGCCCACAGCTACTGCATGCCGTGCATCGAGCAGTGGAACATCCACCAGAAAACTTGCCCCATATGCGACGAGGCGCTTGCTAGCACCGACGATACCTGGGTCCTGTCCGAAATGCCCGAAGCGAACGAGGTTAGCGAGGAGATCTGTGCCACGCTGCAGAAGCTGTCGGCCGAGGCCACGGAGGGGGACGAAAGCGATAAAAACTGGCTGCGCCGGATGCTAGATTTGTGATTTCTGCCACATCTGACTTTAGAAGGCAGTGTGTCAAATGTTTTCTCTATCCCAGCAATCCACTAAAGCATTCAATGATTCTATTCGTGCATATGATATTTAGAaccaaaatttcaaaaaagagTTAAATAACGATCTGCGAGTCATAGGACATGTCATGTTACAGCTTGACAAAGTTATATTGCCAAAATTAACGTAAAACATCAGGTATATTGCCagtcaaacataaaacattataCCCAGAGTGCTGCCCATGTTCGTACTGTTATGCAAGAAAGCGAATAATGATTAGCAGTTGATTAGATGTGATTTTATTACAACTATTTTATTCTTCgtttataaatgttttaatgcATGCACCCAAACTGGTAAAGATGTTGGATATCTTTTCTGTTATaaactgttttactttttttctttaaaagcgCATTGAGATAGCCCCTTGAAATCAGCTTCCGCCAACCGGgtttaacaaaacattttttcgcTCGAGTTAAAAATCTCAGTATTTTTTTAGCGCACTATTTGCTTCagtggagaaaataaaagtaataaagTCGACTATACACTAccaatgaaaaggaaaaaaaaacattgaaatcgAATTTAAGTGGGGTTGAATAGATTAATCCAGAATCTTGTTCACTGTAACAGTAAAAAGTAAATTCAACCATCCCGACTAGCCGCGTATGATTACTGTTGGAAGCAATTTTCGCATGCTTTTATTACACTTCAATGTCCAgctatttctcttcatttctCTTCACAGACCGAAAAGCCTTTTAGTTGCTTTTGAGTAGTAAGGTAAAGTTACACAAAACTGTCTTTTACGTTATATCTGAATTCGTTTGATGGAGTTGTGAAACGCTTAAGTTTGCGGACACAAAAGGCTCGCTTTTAATCGTATTACACCTTATCATGATTGCACTGAAGATTGGAGGTGCTTGGTAAACGCTCCAATGGTGTATTCATTTTCTGTGTCTGCTTTATTATGATGCTGCTAGTACAAAACACTATACAGTCGAACAGGAATAAGGTCAACATGTATAAAAATGTCGATTTTGTAGTACAGAGGAAAGTTCGGGCGTATGTTCTGGCAATCgattaaagtaaaataatgcAAAGTAATCCACCCAGCGCAAATCGCGTCACATTGAAAATTATGGTCATAATTCTGGTTGCTGGACCGTGTCCTTTATAATTTAAAGTTATCCTGGCTCGACTGTATAAACTACCCGATTTGATCGTCGTCATGATTGTGCATTAGAATGTCTACCCTGTACACCAAATTCCATGCTTCAATAGAAGTCGAATCTATTCCGTTATTTCATATTATTATCGTAGCACAACTTGGAAGAATAATGCAAACATAAGTTGGCGTagtagaaaaaaattaatgaaaagccACAACggcataaaaaaatggaaatacaacggcaacatttgttttgttaacaaaattaattattgaaaaaaataaaggaatacaaatagaaacatAACGAGGaaatcgatatttttgttctaCTAAGGCATGGAATTCACTGTACTTTATCGGAGTTCACTGTTCAACTAGTCTTTGTAAAAAATTGCGTTTCGAAAGCttacaaaaatacaacaataAATTATGAAGAGATTGGCCAAGGAGGACGCGGGTGGGTTTTCGAGTTAAGCAGCACAAATCCTACCACGCAACACCCCCAGCAGTAGCTAGGTCTTATTTCTTTTTGGCCCCCGTTGCTGGGCCCTTCTTGCCCAGCTTTCGGCGTTTCTCTTCCTCCTCCATGCGCATGTCCTCCAGGTCTTCCATAATACCTATTCTCTTGCTAATGTACTCCTCGCGCATCTGCTGTGCGTACGAGGACTCCATGTtgtagtcgtcgtcgtcgtagtaTTCATCCCGATACCGCGACTTGTCGTAGCCGAAGATCTCCTTGATCGCGGACGAGTAATCCTCCTCGCAGTCGCCATCATCAATGAAGTCGTCCATTTCGCTATCGTACTCGCTGTCACTATCGATGACGCGCCGCTTCTTGCCGACGGAGGAGGACGATGAGTGGCCCGATGGGCGCGATTGCCCGGTACCGGCGCCGTTTGGTCGCATCGCCGGCCGCTTCAGCGACCGTTGCACATCTGGTGGTGGGAATTGCCGCGTCTGGGTGACCGGTTCCGTTGGTGGTCGCCTGGTGCTTCCGCTGGAAACAGCCGATCGGTTTGCTGTGGTTTTCACCGGATCCTCGCGTTTCACTGCACTTCCTATAGCCCCAgtcgacgaggaggaggatcgGGCATTGGCTGACTGTTTGGGAAGAGTGCTTGCCTTTGCGCCACTGGCCGTTATTGTGCTCGAGACGGAGGAGGAGGTCACTTTGGATGAGGCACTTGTAGATGATGTTTGATGTAGTTTGCTGCGCTGAATATGTCCATTGGACGAGGAAGCACTAGGTTTTGGCGTACTCTTACTCGTGGCCACTGTCGTTGACGATGACGCAACCGGGTGTCGTTCATTCATGCCGGCGTTCCCAGCTAACACTTTAGCAGGAGCACCCGACTGCTGCCTTGGCTTTGAACTTTGTGATGATGATAACGGTGTGTTGCTGGTTCCTCCTGCGGATGCCGGTGGACGGGCTACACTGCTGGTACTTTTTTTGGCCAAGCTTGGATCCGTgcccggttcggttcgttttttAATCTTTCCCAAAGTCTGCTGTTGGTCAGTCTGTTTTCCAAGGATAGCCCCAGATCGTGGAACGGCGGAACTGActgacgatggcgatggctTCGGAGTGGGCACTACACCATTTGACGTCGAAGTCGCTGATTTAGCGGCGGGGGATGCAGTGACACGAGCGGAAGCAGATTCAACACCGCTGGCAGGAGGAATGCCCGGTAGCTTGCCAGCCGCCCGCATCGCTTCGAGCTTAGCAAGCCGCTGCTGCTTCTCCTTCTCCGACAGCTTCGGATCATCCCGGATACGGTCGCGCAGCCGCTTCATTTCGAAAAACGCCATCCGTTCGTCGTGTTCCTTTTTCTCGCGCTTCGTCATCAGTCGTTCGGGTTCCGAACGACGCTTCTCTGGCACCGGATCCGACTCCATCCGGATCGGTTCCTTCTGCTTCTGTTCAGCCAGTTTCAGGAGTGTGGCAAAATCGGGCGGTGGCGGTACTCCACTGCTCTTGCGTATCGgagcctttttcttttcttccgccTTGACACGGGCAGCTTCCGCCTCGCGGCGTTTCTGTTCCTCGACAGGATCGTATGGATCGGGACCGCGTGCGCACCTTCCACCGGCGTCACGCTCGTCGCCGGCCGTCCCACCAATTCGCGACTTTCGGCTACGCGGCCCGTGCTCTTCCTCCGTCTGCCGCACTATCGCATCCTTCACGCGTGCCTTCGTACGTGCCAGGTCCTCTTTCGACATGGTGCGTCGCTCGGCCTCCTTGAACTTCTGCTCCTCCGGATTGCTCTTATACTTATCCATCAGCTGCTGGTAGAACTGCGAGGCCACGTTCGAGGTGTACCCATAGTCGTCCTCGTCCGGTTGCTCTGGCCCGGCCTGCGTTATCGCAGTGGATTGCGCGTCCGTTGCATCGTCCAGGACAGACTTGTTGGCCGATTTGATCACCTTCAGCATCTTTTCGATCTTGCGCTGCGCCTTCACGTCCCGCTTGGCCATCATTTCATCCGCCTTACGTCGAGTTTCGAGTGCTTTTGCGCGTTCCTCCGCTTCCTTTTTAGCTagaaatttttttatattctccGACAGCTTCTTTTCTTTGTTCTCCTTCTTTGGCGGGGCGAACTTGGTAGAATAGTACCGTCCCTGCGAAAACGGAGAAAGTGGTATATAAAATCGGGTTTAACACAGCTAGTATTTGTACATTTAGAACGAAGACAGCAACAAACTGGTACTAGAGAAAGTTCAAACACACTATCTGACCATGCAGCTTCCTTATGGTGTGCAATTGTTACATCTTGCACGCCCGTTGACTCACTTACCTCGCCATTCTGACCACCATCGCATGTGTTGCGCTTGGCAACGCTCAGTAGTTTTCCAAAATCCATTTCAAGCCTGTACTTCTTGCTTTAACGAATCCGGAACCGAATCGTCCAAGATGAGGACATATggtccgctgctgctgctgctgccggccCTAGAGTTACGGACCTATCGGTCACACCAGCTAAAGGTACGGTCAGACAACTTCGACTGCCGTCAAGCGCAAGCTGAAATAACGAACCACTGCGCCCGCTGACGAAGAATTAAACTAATGAAGAGATTTACTCGAAGAATGTGAAATATAGAGTGTCGTAGAAACtatgtaaacaaaatgttagCAAGCACCAACGAGTAACATGTTGCCAACTTGCTCACTTGCGAATGAAGACTGTGTTCGAAACAACTGGGACAAATGATAGTCTGCTTTGCTGCTGCACGACCTACAATCCGCAACTTGTACAAATGTTCATGTCAGTTCATGTCGCTTGACAGGTTTGTTTGACATAGAATGTTCAAGATTGTACTGTGAATTATAGAAAAGCTCATCTCAGGAATGCGTTTATTGGTACACATTTTACGCCTTTTCTGTTGCaatatgtatttaaaaaaatattcacgaGTCGTTTTTGATAAAGTGTTTATTTTAGCGAAAGAAAGTGCGCATAACCTGAGTTGCGAGCAGTGTTCGCGTCGCCATATTCACTTTTTATTGCACGTCACGCGTGTTCGTGTGATGTAAACGCTTCAAGCATCCGTTTGCCAACCATTTGTCAAACTTTTCGACTGTACGGTGAAGTGATGGACGCATATAACAAACGCAGCCGCAAACTAACAAATCTGGAACAAAACAATCTGCGTTTTACGGAAAGCATCCAGCCGGAGGATATCCGGTAAGTTCCTGGAATTCTCTCCGATTAGCGCTTACGTTTCGAAGAAATTTCTTCTGTTTTCGTCGTACTTGGACCGTGCCGAAGGCATCGTTTAGCTTGTCTTATATGAATTTCGGTTGGCATACATCGTAGAGTTTAGCAAGCTGCCCTTTAAAAGCTGCATAGTATTATCCTTTTGGATAGgtgggctcaccacctcgacggcgtgggttcgaatcccaaccgagaccggaccctcccctgtacgagaggactgactatccacgtacaacaggaaaacaagtctcgtaagcccttaacgggcaggcatgaccaaagaggtcgttacgccaagaagaagaagtattaTCCTTTTACGTACTAAACCGGATGCGGTTTGAACGTTTCGCTCCAGCAAATCACGTACTCGGTTGAACAGCAGATGGACGTGCGATAGTTTACCCAACGCAGGCATATCGCACCAGCGTGCCGTTTGACAAAGAATATTTTACCTGATTTACTGTACAAAAGATTAAGCGTTGTGATCGCAGCTAAAACATGTCTTCCAATCAGCGATCGACGCTGGAAGAAGGtccagaagaaaaaaccgaGCACGAATATGAGGCACATCTGTCTGAGGACAATGAATACGACAGTGGGGAAGGTACGTTTTAAAGTGGTTGCTTCATACTTTAAACTGACCATGGATTTTACATTCTTTAGATACGGAAGAGGCTAGCGAGACGGAGTTAGGATCGTCGATGAACCAGCGCACGATGGACGAACGAATGGAGATAAAAGAGCAGATGTACCAGGACAAACTAGCCAACTTGATGCATCAGATGGACCTGTTGAAGATGGGAAAGCACCCCGATTACCTGCGCCGCGTCGAGGCACTAACGGTGGAACTAGAAGACCGTTTGATGCTCAACGAATTGCACCGAGACTACATGCTCCAGTGCGCCGAACGAGATTGTGCGAATGAAATTACGGCAGCCGAAAAGGAGTTTGAGGAAAAGGCAGCGGAGCTTAAGGAGACGTTGATTGCCGACTGGGAGGATCGGAAGAAGATGGTCGAGCAAGAGCATGCCACGATGGAATTGAGTGGCGACTCGATCGATGTTAAGCCAACCGTCACACGAAAATTGCGTCGTCGTCCGAACGAGCCGCTTCCGGTGCCAGAGAAGCGGCGCAAACCGTCCACCAGCCAGCTCGTTTTTTTGCTGGACGAAAAAGAGATCGAACATGATCTAAAGCTCGTACTTCGTGGCAAACCTTCCCATTCCGGGCGTTCGCAGCAGCACGGTATAAACGGAGGTGCTTCGACCAGTAGCGGAGCAGGTCCAAGTGGAATTAATCCTTCCACGTCGGCGCACAGCTCGAGTGGAAACTCTGGCGGTTCGGGTTATGCTAGTGGTCAACCGTGTTCCGATCAGAACGGAGCTTCAACATCAGATGTGTACGCAAGCGGATCTCAAACAGTAAGCAATATTGCGCTGCACTGAAATGCGTTTAATGTGTTACGGTACATTGTTCATGTAATTGaatgcttttctttccttatCTTCCAGAACCAAAGTTCCCATACACAGCCATCCAGCTCTCGAACACAGTCGCCTTCATccttgcagcagcagcagcaaccttTGAGTGAGACACGCATCGAGGATGGTAAGCTGTGGTATGAACGCCGTTGGTTTCACCGTGGTCAACCAGTATATGTCGAAGGAAAAGACATTTCTCGATTCTCGGGGAATATATCAGCGATTGGCGTCGATGGCATTTGCGTGAAGAAAACATCAGACGGCCAAAAGGTGCGCATCTTTCTTTCTCACCTACGCCGAGGAAAAGTTTCCATCAAGCGACGTGCCAACTAATTTAACGTGCAGCATAGCGTAGCTCTTGTCAGCATATTATTCTCAACTCTATCGAGCATTTTAGTTAACACTTTAACGGCCGGACAATTTACGGTGTCGCAACGCTTTGCGACTGGAGCGTTTGCACTAGTTCCTCCGTATCTGGCCGACCTGTTCGATtcttttcaatctttattagTATTTACATACGAACAGCAACGCGCcctgtgaaatttgtttactttccatttgatatttgctTATATCCAGTGGTCTGTGGTGCGTGTCGGGagacagcgttgacagcacaccaaaatgatgtgatcggatgtaaactgaaacggagccattacatctatagatgtaccCGGCCGTCAGAGTGTTAATAAATTTCCTTATTTCCAATTCTAGCATTCAACATTACtatatttaatttgaacaaattgaTATGATGAAATAGTTAAATAACCGTTTAAAGTAGGGCTCTTCTTTTTATCATTCTTATGGCACACTCAAGTTCTCATCGACCTCTTTGAATCGTTAATTTCTTCCCAATCAAAAGACGAATCATCATTACAACAAGACAATGAATTAAAGTCATGTTTATAAAAAACTTATTGAATTAATCAATTGACAAATGCACAGTCCGAAAATATATACATCAACATCGTTTCTGGCAATAAGGCTCAGttcaaattcattttttcATGTACGACCAAACTCTACGAACCGTTGGTTTGAAAATTCAACGATGTCCGATTCTAGCTTGCTACTATTATATATTAGATATATTAGAGCATGTACGATTATACGTTCTTCGCAgattttcatgaaacgttaACTAGTTGAAAAAAGTGTTTGCGTAGAAACCTTTATCCTTTGCTGAAGGGTGTAACCCCTGTTGCTCTCAGGCTCTGTAAATTGGATAAATTGTTTAGTAATTTCATCCTAATCCgcgaatgaatctcgccataACAATACATCGAATAAAAGGTATTAGAGACAAAATATCGCTTTTAACTCAATGGAGCAATATTGGAGACATCTACAAAGGAAAATTGAGTGAACTTTTGGAAAATTATACTTTTAACTGTTATGATATTCTATAACAAATCAGTTTGTTTCGTAAAAACATCGTGAAATCACCCTTGATAACAAGGTTTTGGTTTAGCTCTGAATAATCTATGTTCATACTTATCCATACAATCCATACAAATACGAACCATTCATTTGTTGAGCTTGATACTTTTAAATAGAAGCCGTACAGTTCTGATGGACAATAGTTTGATTGAAGAAATAAGGTTGAAGGGAGATCGATCGCCTGTAATTGATATGTCCGAACTACTCGAGCAGCTGCCGCATTCGCTTTCCGAACcaatcttgccaaaacggtgtttCATGTCGAGACCACGCAAGCATACTACAAATCACTCAGTAGGTTAATTGATAGCGATAAGTCTATCGCTCAATTTACACTTTATTTAGCTCCATTAAGCAGAACCGCCTGCTCACCACTTCACGATGCATGTATTTCAATGCACCAAAAAAAAGCCGTCACGTCCGACGTCGAAAATATATCGTCACCAAAAACGtagaatttaaacaaatttacagGCGACTACCGCGACCGAAACCGCCACgctgaaaagataaaaatcaaaaagtttAGTTTTCTACAGTAAAATACTACAAATAGATTACTCAAACAGATCAAACTGAGGAACTGATCACTTACGAATTCAAGATCGCCTGCTCCAGCGCCGACATCTCCCTTCTTGTCGCCTGGACCAGCCTGCTGCATACGACGGTAAGCCTGTCGGTCCTCTCCGCTCTTGGGTCCATCCGGACGCGGTCCAGCCTGTGTGCGGGCACGCTGTGGCTCCGAGCGGGCAGCGCGCTTCAAGGTGGAGGGCACAATCTCCGAAGGAAGGTGCAGGTACGCACGAAGATATTCAATACCCTCGTTGGTAAGGTACCAATAGTAGTGGCGCCAGGCGAACTGCTCCTTCACGAAGTTCTTGGACTTCAGCGATTGCATCGTCTTGATGACATGGAGGTTGGGAATGGTCTCCAGTTCGGGATGCTTTGGGGCATAGAAATCCTTCTGTGCTACCAGCACTCCTTCCTTGAAGAGGTACTCGTAGATGGCGACTCGGTGTGCTTTGGGCATGAACATCTTTCTTGATGTAGGTTGTATCCGTATCGGTGCACGTGAAAAACAGGTAAAGAACAAAATATCACAATTAATCACTTTGGCATCGGTAAAGTCGCGCCTAATTATACGAACAATCGAAAATGTAGGTAAGGGTTGGTGCAAACATTACATGCCGCGTTCGTAAGGCAACGCATAGCAGACTACATTTTCAATCGGATTTTTCAACAGATTCACTCGTCACAGGCGCTAAAATCACCGTTCATTCACGAATCACTGTTACCAGGAAACCATTGGTATGAATAGTGCACGTTTTGTCGCCTTTTCCCGtacattttaaacaattttctatTACCTTGGATAGAGAATGTCACGACAGCTCGCTACAATTGCCGGAAGAGAAAGAACGACGGCACGGCATCAACTAGCAAACTTTGACAGCCTTCAACACGGATGAGTCTATGATACGCGCTTCATACAACACGTTTCCGGTAAGTTTGACGTTTGCAATAAGGAGAATTATATACATCTTGGcgttgatcttctttatccagttttaatgaatttattgGATTATTGAAAAACAGgaatataaaataaaccttCTCCAACCACCAgtaaaaataa
This region of Anopheles coustani chromosome X, idAnoCousDA_361_x.2, whole genome shotgun sequence genomic DNA includes:
- the LOC131269754 gene encoding protein SPT2 homolog; its protein translation is MDFGKLLSVAKRNTCDGGQNGEGRYYSTKFAPPKKENKEKKLSENIKKFLAKKEAEERAKALETRRKADEMMAKRDVKAQRKIEKMLKVIKSANKSVLDDATDAQSTAITQAGPEQPDEDDYGYTSNVASQFYQQLMDKYKSNPEEQKFKEAERRTMSKEDLARTKARVKDAIVRQTEEEHGPRSRKSRIGGTAGDERDAGGRCARGPDPYDPVEEQKRREAEAARVKAEEKKKAPIRKSSGVPPPPDFATLLKLAEQKQKEPIRMESDPVPEKRRSEPERLMTKREKKEHDERMAFFEMKRLRDRIRDDPKLSEKEKQQRLAKLEAMRAAGKLPGIPPASGVESASARVTASPAAKSATSTSNGVVPTPKPSPSSVSSAVPRSGAILGKQTDQQQTLGKIKKRTEPGTDPSLAKKSTSSVARPPASAGGTSNTPLSSSQSSKPRQQSGAPAKVLAGNAGMNERHPVASSSTTVATSKSTPKPSASSSNGHIQRSKLHQTSSTSASSKVTSSSVSSTITASGAKASTLPKQSANARSSSSSTGAIGSAVKREDPVKTTANRSAVSSGSTRRPPTEPVTQTRQFPPPDVQRSLKRPAMRPNGAGTGQSRPSGHSSSSSVGKKRRVIDSDSEYDSEMDDFIDDGDCEEDYSSAIKEIFGYDKSRYRDEYYDDDDYNMESSYAQQMREEYISKRIGIMEDLEDMRMEEEEKRRKLGKKGPATGAKKK
- the LOC131269770 gene encoding sin3 histone deacetylase corepressor complex component SDS3-like isoform X2; translated protein: MSSNQRSTLEEGPEEKTEHEYEAHLSEDNEYDSGEDTEEASETELGSSMNQRTMDERMEIKEQMYQDKLANLMHQMDLLKMGKHPDYLRRVEALTVELEDRLMLNELHRDYMLQCAERDCANEITAAEKEFEEKAAELKETLIADWEDRKKMVEQEHATMELSGDSIDVKPTVTRKLRRRPNEPLPVPEKRRKPSTSQLVFLLDEKEIEHDLKLVLRGKPSHSGRSQQHGINGGASTSSGAGPSGINPSTSAHSSSGNSGGSGYASGQPCSDQNGASTSDVYASGSQTSPSSLQQQQQPLSETRIEDGKLWYERRWFHRGQPVYVEGKDISRFSGNISAIGVDGICVKKTSDGQKVRIFLSHLRRGKVSIKRRAN
- the LOC131269770 gene encoding sin3 histone deacetylase corepressor complex component SDS3-like isoform X1, whose amino-acid sequence is MSSNQRSTLEEGPEEKTEHEYEAHLSEDNEYDSGEDTEEASETELGSSMNQRTMDERMEIKEQMYQDKLANLMHQMDLLKMGKHPDYLRRVEALTVELEDRLMLNELHRDYMLQCAERDCANEITAAEKEFEEKAAELKETLIADWEDRKKMVEQEHATMELSGDSIDVKPTVTRKLRRRPNEPLPVPEKRRKPSTSQLVFLLDEKEIEHDLKLVLRGKPSHSGRSQQHGINGGASTSSGAGPSGINPSTSAHSSSGNSGGSGYASGQPCSDQNGASTSDVYASGSQTNQSSHTQPSSSRTQSPSSLQQQQQPLSETRIEDGKLWYERRWFHRGQPVYVEGKDISRFSGNISAIGVDGICVKKTSDGQKVRIFLSHLRRGKVSIKRRAN
- the LOC131269782 gene encoding small ribosomal subunit protein eS10B, producing the protein MFMPKAHRVAIYEYLFKEGVLVAQKDFYAPKHPELETIPNLHVIKTMQSLKSKNFVKEQFAWRHYYWYLTNEGIEYLRAYLHLPSEIVPSTLKRAARSEPQRARTQAGPRPDGPKSGEDRQAYRRMQQAGPGDKKGDVGAGAGDLEFRGGFGRGSRL